One genomic segment of Equus przewalskii isolate Varuska chromosome 13, EquPr2, whole genome shotgun sequence includes these proteins:
- the CTXN3 gene encoding cortexin-3: MDGGQPIPSPLAPLGNTSSDSSMSLEQKTTFVFVILLFIFLGILIVRCFRILLDPYRSMPTSTWADGLEGLEKGQFDHALA; encoded by the coding sequence ACAGCCCATCCCTTCGCCCCTAGCGCCTCTTGGGAATACATCATCAGATTCTAGCATGTCTCTAGAACAGAAAACCAcatttgtttttgtgattttgttatttattttcttgggcATCCTCATTGTCAGGTGCTTCCGGATTCTTCTGGACCCCTATCGAAGCATGCCGACCTCGACCTGGGCTGACGGACTTGAAGGCCTGGAGAAAGGGCAGTTTGACCATGCTCTTGCTtag